A stretch of the Malus domestica chromosome 08, GDT2T_hap1 genome encodes the following:
- the LOC103454350 gene encoding cysteine-rich receptor-like protein kinase 29 isoform X2, with protein sequence MVSSRLIRLFFPCTHLLVLIINVNFTQAQLGPPQIPSASCFNDKGNYTAGSTYQTNLDRLLSTLFDASNGYGFYNSSLGENNDRVYAIGLCRGDITREACGTCLSDTANGLTNNCPNQKETIGWLPECMLRYSNRFIYGIMEISPAYYAWNVNNVSTGLDAFNQEVSRLFNGLGGKAATGGDLRKFASGNATIPSANITIYALAQCTPDLSEKSCIDCIEYALGGLGSCCNGSIGVRAVTPSCSLRYEHIPFVGDTNETPPASPPLAPPPANTTIPGGKKSNTSRTVIITVVTTVVSLVLIISICIYLRVKKIKAKLGDEILDTEALQFDLGSIRTATNNFSEANKLGRGGFGTVYRGRLLNQEDIAVKRLSRDSAQGDVEFKNEVTLVAKLQHRNLVRLIGFCLEGNERLLIYEFVPNASLDHFIFDPIKRAHLDWDSRCKIILGIGRGLLYLHEDSRLRIIHRDMKASNVLLDAEMQPKIADFGMARLFDLDQTQGDTSRIVGTYGYMAPEYVMRGHFSVKSDVYSFGVLVLEIITGQKNSSFRHGGNVEDLLSYAWKSWKEDTASNVIDPMLKSGSIPEIMRCVHIGLLCVQQNIADRPTMAAAILMLTSNSVDLPVPSQPAFFMDGGIESSSDTSLAWEDKSGVTRLDLSKSNSVKYLLHG encoded by the exons ATGGTTTCCTCAAGATTAATCAGATTATTCTTCCCTTGTACACACCTCTTGGTACTCATCATCAACGTTAATTTCACTCAAGCCCAGCTTGGACCTCCTCAAATTCCATCAGCCAGCTGTTTTAACGACAAAGGTAACTACACCGCTGGCAGCACCTATCAAACAAACCTCGATAGGCTCCTCTCCACCTTATTCGATGCCAGCAACGGCTACGGCTTTTACAATTCCTCCCTTGGCGAAAACAACGACAGAGTTTATGCAATCGGGCTCTGTCGAGGAGATATTACAAGGGAAGCTTGCGGTACCTGCCTTTCTGACACTGCAAACGGTCTCACGAATAATTGTCCTAATCAGAAGGAAACAATTGGATGGTTACCCGAATGTATGTTACGCTACTCAAACCGCTTCATATATGGCATAATGGAAATTAGTCCGGCTTACTATGCTTGGAATGTAAACAATGTATCCACGGGCTTGGATGCGTTCAATCAAGAGGTCTCTCGCTTATTTAATGGACTAGGAGGCAAAGCAGCAACGGGTGGTGATCTTCGCAAGTTTGCATCAGGAAACGCAACCATTCCAAGTGCTAATATAACAATATATGCTCTTGCTCAGTGCACCCCAGATTTGTCGGAGAAAAGTTGTATTGATTGCATAGAGTATGCTTTGGGAGGTCTTGGATCATGTTGTAATGGATCAATTGGCGTGCGAGCTGTGACCCCAAGCTGTAGCTTAAGGTATGAACATATCCCCTTTGTTGGAGATACAAATGAGACACCACCAGCATCCCCACCATTAGCACCACCACCTGCCAATACTACGATTCCAGGAG GAAAGAAGAGTAATACTTCTCGGACAGTGATCATTACGGTTGTCACAACAGTTGTTTCCCTGGTACTAATTATATCGATCTGCATTTATCTGAGAGTGAAGAAGATAAAGGCAAAACTTGGAG ATGAAATTCTTGATACAGAAGCCTTGCAGTTCGACCTTGGCTCCATAAGAACGGCTACAAATAACTTTTCTGAAGCCAATAAGCTTGGACGAGGTGGATTTGGTACTGTTTACAGG GGTAGGCTTTTGAACCAAGAAGATATAGCGGTTAAAAGGCTTTCTAGAGATTCTGCACAAGGAGATGTAGAATTTAAAAATGAGGTCACGTTAGTAGCCAAACTTCAACATCGCAATTTAGTTAGGCTCATTGGTTTCTGCTTGGAAGGAAACGAAAGGCTTCTTATCTATGAGTTTGTCCCTAATGCAAGCCTCGATCATTTCATATTTG ATCCGATCAAGCGTGCACATTTGGACTGGGACAGTCGCTGCAAGATCATATTAGGAATTGGGCGAGGACTCCTTTACCTTCATGAAGATTCTCGTCTTAGAATAATTCATCGTGATATGAAAGCAAGTAACGTTTTGTTAGATGCAGAAATGCAACCCAAAATTGCAGATTTTGGCATGGCAAGACTGTTTGATCTTGATCAAACACAAGGTGATACCAGTCGAATTGTAGGGACTTA TGGTTACATGGCACCTGAGTATGTGATGCGTGGACACTTTTCTGTTAAGTCTGATGTATATAGCTTCGGTGTGTTAGTTTTGGAGATAATTACTGGACAGAAAAATAGTTCTTTCCGTCACGGTGGGAACGTGGAGGACCTTCTAAGCTAT GCATGGAAAAGTTGGAAGGAGGACACAGCTTCAAATGTAATAGATCCCATGTTGAAGAGTGGCTCAATACCAGAAATAATGAGATGCGTCCACATAGGATTATTATGTGTGCAACAAAATATAGCTGATAGGCCAACCATGGCTGCAGCTATTCTCATGCTTACTAGCAACTCTGTTGATCTTCCAGTACCCTCACAACCAGCATTTTTTATGGATGGTGGCATTGAATCCTCATCTGACACGTCTTTGGCATGGGAGGATAAATCTGGTGTGACAAGGTTAGATCTGTCTAAAAGCAACTCTGTCAAATATCTGCTGCATGGATAG
- the LOC103454350 gene encoding cysteine-rich receptor-like protein kinase 29 isoform X1, with protein sequence MVSSRLIRLFFPCTHLLVLIINVNFTQAQLGPPQIPSASCFNDKGNYTAGSTYQTNLDRLLSTLFDASNGYGFYNSSLGENNDRVYAIGLCRGDITREACGTCLSDTANGLTNNCPNQKETIGWLPECMLRYSNRFIYGIMEISPAYYAWNVNNVSTGLDAFNQEVSRLFNGLGGKAATGGDLRKFASGNATIPSANITIYALAQCTPDLSEKSCIDCIEYALGGLGSCCNGSIGVRAVTPSCSLRYEHIPFVGDTNETPPASPPLAPPPANTTIPGGKKSNTSRTVIITVVTTVVSLVLIISICIYLRVKKIKAKLGEADEILDTEALQFDLGSIRTATNNFSEANKLGRGGFGTVYRGRLLNQEDIAVKRLSRDSAQGDVEFKNEVTLVAKLQHRNLVRLIGFCLEGNERLLIYEFVPNASLDHFIFDPIKRAHLDWDSRCKIILGIGRGLLYLHEDSRLRIIHRDMKASNVLLDAEMQPKIADFGMARLFDLDQTQGDTSRIVGTYGYMAPEYVMRGHFSVKSDVYSFGVLVLEIITGQKNSSFRHGGNVEDLLSYAWKSWKEDTASNVIDPMLKSGSIPEIMRCVHIGLLCVQQNIADRPTMAAAILMLTSNSVDLPVPSQPAFFMDGGIESSSDTSLAWEDKSGVTRLDLSKSNSVKYLLHG encoded by the exons ATGGTTTCCTCAAGATTAATCAGATTATTCTTCCCTTGTACACACCTCTTGGTACTCATCATCAACGTTAATTTCACTCAAGCCCAGCTTGGACCTCCTCAAATTCCATCAGCCAGCTGTTTTAACGACAAAGGTAACTACACCGCTGGCAGCACCTATCAAACAAACCTCGATAGGCTCCTCTCCACCTTATTCGATGCCAGCAACGGCTACGGCTTTTACAATTCCTCCCTTGGCGAAAACAACGACAGAGTTTATGCAATCGGGCTCTGTCGAGGAGATATTACAAGGGAAGCTTGCGGTACCTGCCTTTCTGACACTGCAAACGGTCTCACGAATAATTGTCCTAATCAGAAGGAAACAATTGGATGGTTACCCGAATGTATGTTACGCTACTCAAACCGCTTCATATATGGCATAATGGAAATTAGTCCGGCTTACTATGCTTGGAATGTAAACAATGTATCCACGGGCTTGGATGCGTTCAATCAAGAGGTCTCTCGCTTATTTAATGGACTAGGAGGCAAAGCAGCAACGGGTGGTGATCTTCGCAAGTTTGCATCAGGAAACGCAACCATTCCAAGTGCTAATATAACAATATATGCTCTTGCTCAGTGCACCCCAGATTTGTCGGAGAAAAGTTGTATTGATTGCATAGAGTATGCTTTGGGAGGTCTTGGATCATGTTGTAATGGATCAATTGGCGTGCGAGCTGTGACCCCAAGCTGTAGCTTAAGGTATGAACATATCCCCTTTGTTGGAGATACAAATGAGACACCACCAGCATCCCCACCATTAGCACCACCACCTGCCAATACTACGATTCCAGGAG GAAAGAAGAGTAATACTTCTCGGACAGTGATCATTACGGTTGTCACAACAGTTGTTTCCCTGGTACTAATTATATCGATCTGCATTTATCTGAGAGTGAAGAAGATAAAGGCAAAACTTGGAG AAGCAGATGAAATTCTTGATACAGAAGCCTTGCAGTTCGACCTTGGCTCCATAAGAACGGCTACAAATAACTTTTCTGAAGCCAATAAGCTTGGACGAGGTGGATTTGGTACTGTTTACAGG GGTAGGCTTTTGAACCAAGAAGATATAGCGGTTAAAAGGCTTTCTAGAGATTCTGCACAAGGAGATGTAGAATTTAAAAATGAGGTCACGTTAGTAGCCAAACTTCAACATCGCAATTTAGTTAGGCTCATTGGTTTCTGCTTGGAAGGAAACGAAAGGCTTCTTATCTATGAGTTTGTCCCTAATGCAAGCCTCGATCATTTCATATTTG ATCCGATCAAGCGTGCACATTTGGACTGGGACAGTCGCTGCAAGATCATATTAGGAATTGGGCGAGGACTCCTTTACCTTCATGAAGATTCTCGTCTTAGAATAATTCATCGTGATATGAAAGCAAGTAACGTTTTGTTAGATGCAGAAATGCAACCCAAAATTGCAGATTTTGGCATGGCAAGACTGTTTGATCTTGATCAAACACAAGGTGATACCAGTCGAATTGTAGGGACTTA TGGTTACATGGCACCTGAGTATGTGATGCGTGGACACTTTTCTGTTAAGTCTGATGTATATAGCTTCGGTGTGTTAGTTTTGGAGATAATTACTGGACAGAAAAATAGTTCTTTCCGTCACGGTGGGAACGTGGAGGACCTTCTAAGCTAT GCATGGAAAAGTTGGAAGGAGGACACAGCTTCAAATGTAATAGATCCCATGTTGAAGAGTGGCTCAATACCAGAAATAATGAGATGCGTCCACATAGGATTATTATGTGTGCAACAAAATATAGCTGATAGGCCAACCATGGCTGCAGCTATTCTCATGCTTACTAGCAACTCTGTTGATCTTCCAGTACCCTCACAACCAGCATTTTTTATGGATGGTGGCATTGAATCCTCATCTGACACGTCTTTGGCATGGGAGGATAAATCTGGTGTGACAAGGTTAGATCTGTCTAAAAGCAACTCTGTCAAATATCTGCTGCATGGATAG